In Halogeometricum sp. S1BR25-6, a single genomic region encodes these proteins:
- a CDS encoding DUF7269 family protein gives MSRAGRLLVGTLGAVGAAGALALVALPNGAPDDAAAALVALAGNDYVLAAGVASVALLVVVAVLVLRGADGVNRTTPPEPETVQNAAHPGVKFDRAVGGESRNRVGRGGEREAVRERVREAAVRSVMYRDGVARERAATRVDAGDWTDDDAAAAFLAENGRTSLTDRLLGPFSGPGFRRGAERAADEVCRIEGAADERSGPEDGPRAATDGGRR, from the coding sequence GTGAGTCGCGCGGGACGGCTCCTCGTCGGGACGCTCGGCGCCGTCGGAGCGGCGGGTGCGCTCGCACTCGTCGCGCTTCCGAACGGCGCCCCCGACGACGCGGCGGCGGCGCTCGTTGCACTCGCCGGCAACGACTACGTGCTCGCGGCGGGCGTCGCGTCGGTGGCCCTGCTGGTCGTCGTCGCCGTTCTCGTCCTCCGCGGCGCCGACGGCGTGAATCGGACGACGCCGCCCGAACCGGAGACCGTCCAGAACGCCGCGCACCCCGGCGTCAAGTTCGACCGCGCGGTCGGAGGCGAGTCGCGGAACCGGGTCGGCCGCGGCGGGGAGCGAGAAGCCGTCCGCGAACGGGTCCGCGAGGCCGCGGTCCGGTCGGTGATGTACCGCGACGGCGTCGCGCGCGAACGGGCGGCGACGCGCGTCGACGCCGGGGACTGGACCGACGACGACGCGGCGGCCGCGTTCCTCGCCGAGAACGGACGGACGTCGCTGACCGACCGCCTGCTCGGTCCGTTCTCGGGGCCGGGGTTCCGGCGGGGGGCCGAGCGCGCGGCGGACGAGGTGTGTCGAATCGAAGGCGCCGCGGACGAACGGAGCGGCCCCGAAGACGGACCGAGAGCCGCGACCGACGGGGGCCGGCGGTGA
- a CDS encoding DUF4129 domain-containing protein, whose amino-acid sequence MNLRTVAAVLVVLSCIASVGVASTTLETSLSTNPDEVVDLDYDTVPISPDTAGDLKRAMTGQGSEAAVQRSVDGDGEAQPRVDASEEERQSQSQSQSQSQSQSQSQSQSQSQSQSQSQSDDSQVTEPAQEWLDVFIDFLETFLPLFVALAVLLGVAVLLARYGDGLVRRLGGDADPRGPTGAPELEPQNAVERAWVSVLAAADVEDPWRRTPEECASAAVESGFDPEGVERLRRVFEEVRYGGREVTDERVRRMEEGLSQFEESRTPGGLGR is encoded by the coding sequence ATGAACCTACGCACAGTCGCAGCCGTTCTCGTCGTTCTGTCCTGTATCGCATCGGTCGGCGTCGCGTCGACGACGCTCGAAACGTCGCTGTCGACCAACCCCGACGAGGTGGTCGACCTCGACTACGACACCGTCCCCATCAGCCCCGACACCGCGGGCGACCTCAAGCGCGCGATGACCGGCCAAGGGTCTGAAGCGGCGGTCCAGCGGTCGGTGGACGGCGACGGCGAGGCGCAACCTCGCGTCGACGCATCCGAGGAGGAGCGACAGTCGCAGTCCCAATCGCAATCCCAGTCACAATCGCAGTCGCAGTCTCAATCGCAGTCTCAATCTCAATCTCAATCCCAGTCGCAGTCCGACGACTCGCAGGTCACCGAACCGGCGCAGGAGTGGCTCGACGTCTTTATCGACTTCCTAGAGACGTTCCTCCCGCTGTTCGTCGCGCTGGCGGTCCTGCTCGGCGTCGCGGTGCTGTTGGCGCGCTACGGCGACGGACTCGTTCGACGCCTCGGAGGCGACGCCGACCCACGGGGACCGACCGGCGCGCCGGAACTCGAACCGCAGAACGCCGTCGAACGCGCGTGGGTATCCGTCCTCGCCGCGGCCGACGTGGAGGACCCGTGGCGGCGAACCCCCGAAGAGTGCGCCTCCGCCGCCGTCGAGAGCGGCTTCGACCCCGAGGGCGTCGAGCGCCTCAGACGGGTCTTCGAGGAGGTCAGGTACGGCGGACGCGAGGTGACGGACGAACGCGTCCGACGGATGGAGGAGGGCCTCTCGCAGTTCGAGGAGAGTCGAACGCCGGGAGGACTGGGACGGTGA
- a CDS encoding magnesium transporter translates to MTIRDAAVEAYREALPALVASLVGGLIAGVVLTGMRAELREVPGLLVLVPALLATRGNVYGSLGARIATALHQGLIEPRVTAGDRRLRAAAAAALGNGLLASAFAAVAAFLVLTVLGAQVAPVGVLVAIAVLAGLLSGVVLVAVVVSVVFAGYRRGHNPDTLVGPIVTTTGDVFGVLFLLVAVRTVLAVVEVL, encoded by the coding sequence ATGACCATCCGCGACGCGGCCGTGGAGGCGTACCGCGAAGCCCTCCCGGCACTCGTCGCGAGCCTCGTCGGGGGTCTCATCGCCGGCGTCGTTCTGACGGGGATGCGCGCCGAACTCCGCGAGGTGCCCGGACTGCTCGTTCTCGTTCCCGCTCTCCTCGCCACGCGCGGGAACGTCTACGGATCGCTCGGCGCGCGCATCGCCACCGCCCTCCACCAGGGGCTTATCGAACCCCGCGTCACCGCCGGGGACCGTCGCCTGCGCGCCGCCGCGGCCGCGGCGCTCGGAAACGGCCTCCTCGCCTCCGCGTTCGCCGCCGTCGCCGCCTTCCTCGTGCTCACGGTGCTCGGCGCACAGGTCGCGCCCGTCGGCGTCCTCGTCGCCATCGCCGTCCTCGCGGGTCTCTTATCCGGAGTCGTCCTCGTCGCCGTCGTCGTCAGCGTCGTCTTCGCGGGCTACCGCCGCGGGCACAACCCCGACACGCTCGTCGGCCCCATCGTGACGACGACGGGCGACGTGTTCGGCGTCCTCTTCCTGCTCGTCGCCGTTCGCACCGTTCTCGCCGTCGTGGAGGTGCTCTGA
- a CDS encoding magnesium transporter → MATEWTVRDITRAMLPVLLALTLVELGSGLVLGSFESQLYRYPTLLALVPVTIGTAGNLGSILAARLSTAFHLGTLSFDPTDEELAGNALATVALSVTVFPVVGVGAWLLTSLVGGTALPVRTVLTVSLASGVVLAVLAVVVTLAATYAAYRFELDPDDVVIPLVTNSCDVLGVLVLFASIQVFV, encoded by the coding sequence GTGGCCACCGAGTGGACCGTCCGCGACATCACGCGGGCGATGCTGCCCGTCCTCCTGGCGCTGACGCTCGTGGAACTCGGGAGCGGACTCGTCCTCGGGAGCTTCGAGTCCCAACTGTACCGATACCCGACGCTCCTCGCCCTCGTTCCCGTCACCATCGGCACCGCTGGAAATCTGGGGAGTATCCTCGCGGCGCGGCTCTCAACCGCATTCCACCTCGGGACGCTCTCGTTCGACCCGACGGACGAGGAACTCGCGGGCAACGCCCTCGCCACCGTCGCCCTCTCGGTCACCGTCTTCCCCGTCGTCGGCGTGGGCGCGTGGCTCCTCACCTCGTTGGTCGGGGGGACGGCGCTCCCCGTCCGGACCGTGCTCACGGTGTCGCTCGCCTCGGGCGTCGTCCTCGCCGTCCTCGCCGTCGTCGTCACGCTGGCGGCGACGTACGCGGCCTACCGGTTCGAACTCGACCCCGACGACGTGGTCATCCCGCTGGTGACGAACTCCTGCGACGTGCTCGGCGTCCTGGTGCTGTTCGCGTCGATACAGGTGTTCGTGTAG
- a CDS encoding S8 family peptidase, with the protein MTRGEGVRVSVVDSGIAADHPDIDGVNLDLSKNFSGDGLGVGGPYGGYHGTHVSGIVAATDTNDLGVVGTAPGAELVDCRVFSHGGGAPFSVVLAALLHNVEVDSDVTNVSLGAYSPRSDYVDDGRFGRFYGRLLNRTLTHAKREGTLVVMSAGNSGADLQRDKRWLSLPNEGAQGLSVAATGPVGFGWGAEGRREPYRSPAFYTNYGTNAIDLAAPGGDADRSTIGTGVPWHRDLVLSTVATFERGADGEITGDPTYGWDWAAGTSMAAPNVSGAAALVQANNPEFGPERVESALTRAAEVPEGYDKSYYGSGYLNVVDAL; encoded by the coding sequence GTGACGCGCGGCGAAGGCGTCCGCGTCTCCGTCGTCGACTCCGGCATCGCGGCGGACCACCCCGACATAGACGGCGTGAACCTCGACCTCTCGAAGAACTTCAGCGGCGACGGTCTCGGCGTCGGCGGCCCGTACGGCGGCTACCACGGCACCCACGTCTCCGGTATCGTCGCCGCGACGGACACGAACGACCTCGGCGTCGTCGGCACCGCGCCGGGCGCCGAGTTGGTCGACTGCCGCGTCTTCTCGCACGGGGGCGGGGCGCCCTTCTCGGTGGTCCTCGCCGCGCTCCTCCACAACGTCGAGGTGGACTCGGACGTGACCAACGTGAGCCTCGGCGCGTACTCGCCGCGGAGCGACTACGTGGACGACGGACGGTTCGGACGCTTCTACGGGCGACTCCTCAACCGCACGCTGACACACGCCAAGCGGGAGGGAACGCTGGTCGTAATGTCGGCGGGGAACAGCGGCGCCGACCTGCAGCGCGACAAGCGGTGGCTCAGCCTGCCGAACGAGGGCGCACAGGGTCTCAGCGTCGCCGCAACCGGCCCCGTCGGGTTCGGGTGGGGCGCGGAGGGGAGGCGGGAACCGTACCGGAGTCCGGCGTTCTACACGAACTACGGAACGAACGCCATCGACCTCGCGGCGCCCGGCGGCGACGCCGACCGGTCGACCATCGGAACCGGCGTCCCGTGGCACCGCGACCTGGTCTTGAGCACCGTGGCGACGTTCGAACGGGGCGCGGACGGCGAGATAACCGGCGACCCCACCTACGGATGGGACTGGGCCGCCGGCACCTCGATGGCGGCGCCGAACGTCTCCGGGGCCGCCGCGTTGGTGCAGGCGAACAACCCCGAGTTCGGCCCGGAACGGGTGGAATCGGCGCTCACACGGGCCGCGGAGGTGCCAGAGGGATACGACAAGTCCTACTACGGATCCGGCTATCTGAACGTCGTCGACGCCCTGTGA
- a CDS encoding DUF7475 family protein, with protein MASQSTAASGSSLLSLPSNNLAYLGVVAALVSAVIHLYLAPTVMGFDPTTGVLFYLNALGWLVGVGLFFTRYWRRALHLVAAGYAVLTIVAYVAMGGPTNPMAIASKVAEAVVALVAGYFYASG; from the coding sequence ATGGCCAGTCAATCGACTGCCGCCTCCGGGTCCTCGCTGTTGAGCCTTCCATCGAACAACCTCGCGTACCTCGGCGTCGTCGCCGCCCTCGTCTCCGCGGTCATCCACCTGTACCTCGCCCCGACGGTCATGGGGTTCGACCCGACGACGGGCGTTTTGTTCTACCTGAACGCGCTGGGGTGGCTCGTCGGCGTCGGCCTGTTTTTCACCCGCTACTGGCGGCGCGCGCTTCACCTCGTCGCCGCCGGCTACGCCGTCCTGACAATCGTCGCCTACGTCGCCATGGGCGGGCCGACGAATCCGATGGCCATCGCCTCGAAAGTCGCCGAAGCCGTCGTCGCCCTCGTCGCCGGCTACTTCTACGCGTCGGGGTAA
- a CDS encoding nucleoside recognition protein, with protein sequence MASVVVALQSQPSALLPVVAEVLPRVARIALFIAFGVFLANLAVGFGLVERVAGLSRFLTGPANLPDEVGTAILTTAASTTAGYGMLAEFRESGTLDDKATLVAVTINTFFGFVQHIFTFYLPVLLPILGLRVGLLYVGSRALVALCITFTGVFAGALLLSPANVDQSTTTAADGGAQERGSDTPREVVHNAWDRTLPKLRRIVPRLAVVYTLVVVLTRTTDLTALTEVADPLATIVGLPGAAIPVIAVFALDTTAGAATIAPLVGVDFTARQAVATMLIGGIVSFAVSTFKRSIPFQYGIWGPRFGSKVVAVNTALKIVWIGAAVATLLWIPSPL encoded by the coding sequence GTGGCTTCCGTGGTCGTCGCACTCCAGTCACAGCCGAGCGCGCTCCTCCCAGTCGTGGCCGAGGTGCTTCCCCGAGTCGCGCGGATAGCGCTGTTCATCGCCTTCGGAGTGTTCCTCGCGAACCTCGCCGTCGGGTTCGGTCTGGTTGAGCGAGTCGCTGGACTCTCGCGCTTTCTCACCGGTCCCGCAAATCTCCCGGACGAAGTCGGAACGGCCATCCTCACAACGGCTGCCTCCACGACTGCAGGCTACGGGATGCTTGCCGAGTTCCGCGAATCGGGGACGCTAGACGACAAAGCGACGCTCGTAGCCGTCACCATCAACACGTTCTTCGGCTTTGTGCAGCACATTTTCACGTTTTACCTGCCAGTTCTTCTTCCGATACTCGGCCTTCGAGTGGGACTCCTGTATGTCGGCTCGCGGGCGCTCGTCGCTCTCTGTATCACGTTCACTGGCGTCTTCGCCGGAGCACTACTGCTCTCTCCCGCGAACGTCGACCAGTCAACGACCACCGCGGCCGACGGCGGCGCACAGGAGAGGGGTTCCGACACTCCCCGAGAGGTCGTCCACAACGCTTGGGACCGCACGCTCCCGAAGCTCCGGCGTATCGTTCCCCGGCTCGCCGTCGTCTATACTCTCGTCGTCGTCCTCACCCGGACAACGGATCTGACGGCGCTCACCGAGGTCGCGGATCCGCTCGCGACTATCGTCGGACTCCCGGGTGCGGCGATTCCTGTCATCGCCGTCTTCGCGCTGGACACCACGGCTGGAGCCGCGACCATCGCTCCGCTGGTCGGGGTGGACTTCACCGCTCGGCAGGCCGTGGCAACGATGCTCATCGGTGGTATCGTCTCTTTCGCGGTTTCAACGTTCAAGCGGTCCATTCCATTCCAGTACGGTATTTGGGGCCCCCGCTTTGGGTCCAAAGTAGTCGCCGTCAATACGGCGCTGAAGATAGTGTGGATTGGAGCAGCGGTCGCTACTCTATTATGGATACCCTCTCCGCTATGA
- a CDS encoding Hcp family type VI secretion system effector — MDEFLTSRRHFMGGMAAGSIAGGVGGFPLGAHNRDSVATGALQSGTPPSGLYLKIPDIQGESQTAGHENEIEVLSFSWGVSRASSRGTGRATGAAQFDSLVLTKGIDRATPQLLELAVTGAHRPEAVLSLTRATDGPEADVYTVTLEDVEVLTFDNNGMVDAGPIESYSLSFGKVRVEYRMLNGDGNVQEYTFGWDVRANRPT, encoded by the coding sequence ATGGACGAATTCTTGACAAGTCGGAGACATTTTATGGGCGGTATGGCGGCCGGATCGATAGCCGGGGGAGTGGGAGGGTTCCCACTGGGTGCCCACAACCGTGACAGCGTGGCTACAGGGGCGTTACAATCCGGGACCCCCCCATCCGGACTGTATCTGAAGATCCCTGATATCCAGGGCGAATCGCAGACCGCGGGCCACGAAAACGAGATCGAGGTACTCTCGTTCAGCTGGGGTGTATCGAGAGCGAGCAGTCGCGGCACAGGACGGGCGACGGGCGCTGCCCAATTCGACTCGCTGGTCCTCACGAAGGGCATCGACAGGGCGACACCGCAGTTGCTGGAACTGGCCGTGACGGGTGCACACCGCCCCGAGGCGGTGCTCTCGCTCACGCGAGCGACTGACGGTCCCGAAGCCGACGTCTACACCGTGACACTAGAGGACGTCGAGGTCCTCACGTTCGACAACAACGGCATGGTCGACGCTGGACCGATAGAGAGCTACTCACTGTCGTTCGGTAAGGTAAGAGTGGAATACCGGATGCTGAACGGCGATGGGAATGTCCAGGAGTACACCTTCGGGTGGGACGTGAGGGCGAACAGACCGACCTAG